One Halichondria panicea chromosome 6, odHalPani1.1, whole genome shotgun sequence genomic window carries:
- the LOC135336789 gene encoding E3 ubiquitin-protein ligase TRIM71-like — protein MSVCVQPKMSELVTKDAIKKLDAKLECLICLDTYKQPKLLPCYHVFCKSPCLEKLVTKDGRSLTCPTCRHIVPLSEKGVAGLQSDFHIDHLFEIRDAFGKVAELSKTQCGNCEEGKATGYCRDCEDLLCNNCQAAHQALKLTRFHHIVSLQEFQEEATKVITAKKAILTCSKHCKNELKIYCETCKDLICTDCTIRLHKDHNYDLVADVFPKHKEELVSGITPVKEKLGKVQQALKVFDTLAKNTHDQRAILEANIHREIDEQHRLLDQRRTELVGELDLLTQQKLKDLAAQRDQVEITQVKLASCLEYAEGALETGTECEVLKIKTPVLKRLEQISTEFKLDAIQQEKEITMKLTTFEKEPLKQSLKMHDDDEVIDSCSLKGENITSVRVKQAVKLELHLKRPHQNVEVVAAVTQTPIKCEIIRRDNKYEITYTPINRGKHEMNLTINGKHVQGSPFTVVAMSQPHTLRAPSRMISNLDKPWGVVVNSNSHVIVAERGSGQILVYDDDFKQIQVFDSQGEAPAGVAVDKYDNIYISDRDDHKIRKFTVNGDFLKEAGTKGDQRLQFNTPTGIGYNKTNDKIYVGDQYNNRIQVLNPDLTFHSIISINDFNHPLDVSFDRIGNTYVANFGSHNVKVFQSNGKLLRTFGTYGSGPGQLTNPAALAVSNTDTVYVVEMYGHRISVFKTNGEFICSFAKNGKEEGEVYRPAGIDIDSHGNIVVADRDNERLQVF, from the coding sequence AtgtcagtttgtgtacaacCGAAAATGTCTGAACTAGTGACAAAAGACGCGATTAAGAAACTAGACGCAAAACTAGAATGCTTGATTTGCCTCGACACTTACAAACAACCGAAACTCTTGCCATGCTATCACGTATTTTGCAAGTCACCATGTCTGGAGAAACTAGTGACCAAGGATGGACGCTCCCTCACTTGTCCCACCTGTCGACACATTGTCCCACTGtcagaaaagggagtggctggACTACAATCAGATTTCCACATCGACCACTTGTTTGAGATACGAGATGCTTTTGGTAAAGTTGCAGAATTGAGTAAGACACAATGTGGCAATTGTGAGGAGGGGAAAGCAACCGGATACTGCCGAGATTGTGAAGACTTACTATGCAATAATTGCCAAGCAGCCCATCAAGCGCTGAAGCTGACAAGGTTTCATCATATAGTGAGCCTTCAGGAATTCCAGGAAGAAGCCACGAAAGTCATCACAGCCAAGAAAGCGATACTCACTTGCAGCAAACATTGCAAAAATGAACTCAAGATTTACTGTGAAACTTGCAAGGATCTTATCTGTACCGATTGCACTATCCGGCTACATAAAGACCACAATTACGACCTAGTTGCTGACGTGTTTCCTAAACACAAGGAAGAACTTGTCTCAGGTATCACACCTGTCAAAGAAAAGCTAGGCAAAGTCCAACAAGCACTGAAGGTATTCGATACCCTTGCAAAAAATACTCATGATCAAAGAGCCATCCTTGAAGCCAACATACACAGAGAGATTGATGAACAACACCGACTGTTAGATCAACGAAGGACGGAGCTTGTGGGAGAGCTGGATTTGTTGACTCAGCAGAAGCTAAAAGACCTGGCCGCACAAAGGGACCAGGTGGAGATCACTCAGGTGAAACTAGCCAGCTGTCTCGAGTATGCTGAAGGGGCGCTTGAAACAGGCACAGAATGCGAAGTGCTGAAAATAAAAACTCCTGTACTCAAGAGACTTGAACAGATATCAACTGAATTCAAACTCGACGCCATTCAACAAGAAAAAGAGATTACAATGAAGTTGACTACATTTGAAAAAGAACCCTTAAAACAGTCATTAAaaatgcatgatgatgatgaggTGATCGACAGTTGCAGTCTAAAAGGGGAAAACATAACCAGTGTACGAGTAAAACAGGCAGTGAAATTGGAACTTCATCTCAAGAGACCACATCAAAACGTTGAGGTAGTTGCAGCAGTCACCCAGACCCCGATCAAATGCGAGATTATCAGGAGAGATAACAAGTACGAAATCACTTACACACCCATAAACAGAGGTAAACACGAAATGAACCTGACCATCAATGGCAAACACGTTCAAGGTAGTCCATTTACTGTGGTAGCCATGTCTCAGCCGCACACACTGAGAGCACCAAGCAGAATGATTAGCAATTTGGACAAACCCTGGGGTGTCGTTGTCAATAGCAACAGTCATGTGATTGTTGCCGAGCGTGGCAGTGGACAAATACTAGTCTATGACGATGATTTTAAACAGATTCAAGTATTTGATTCACAAGGCGAGGCTCCAGCGGGAGTGGCTGTTGACAAATATGATAATATCTACATAAGTGATCGAGATGATCACAAAATTAGAAAATTTACCGTCAATGGAGATTTTCTCAAAGAAGCTGGGACTAAAGGTGATCAGAGGCTTCAGTTCAACACACCAACTGGAATAGGCTACAACAAGACCAACGACAAGATATATGTTGGTGACCAGTATAACAATCGAATTCAAGTATTAAACCCAGACCTTACGTTCCACAGTATTATCAGCATTAATGACTTCAATCATCCTCTTGATGTTTCATTCGACCGTATCGGCAATACGTACGTAGCTAACTTTGGCAGTCACAATGTGAAGGTATTCCAAAGTAATGGAAAGTTGCTGAGAACATTTGGTACATACGGCAGTGGTCCTGGACAATTAACTAACCCAGCCGCTTTAGCTGTGAGCAATACAGACACAGTGTATGTTGTTGAGATGTACGGACATCGTATCTCGGTATTTAAAACAAATGGAGAGTTTATTTGTTCTTTCGCCAAAAATGGGAAAGAAGAAGGAGAAGTCTATCGTCCAGCTGGAATAGATATTGACAGTCACGGAAACATCGTAGTTGCAGATCGAGACAACGAACGACTTCAAGTATTTTAA